In the Campylobacter sp. MIT 99-7217 genome, one interval contains:
- the wecC gene encoding UDP-N-acetyl-D-mannosamine dehydrogenase has translation MQICVIGLGYIGLPTAAILASSGHKVVGVDVNQNVVDTINQGKIHIIESNLDILVKKVVEEQALKASLKPCPSDVFIVCVPTPFKAGYEPNLDYIKAAAKELARVLKKGDLVILESTSPVGTTQKLSKWLSEERKDLIFPHQDTKNSDIFIAYCPERVLPGKILEELVENDRIIGGITPQCTQKALELYRSFVKGKCLDTNAKTAEMVKLVENSSRDVQIAFANELSLLCDKADIDVYELIRLANHHPRVNILQPGCGVGGHCIAVDPWFLVYDFASEARLIKMAREVNDSKPLFVTQKIIHRAEVLKNKKIACLGLAFKPDIDDLRESPAVFIVSLLIQKGYEVAVVEPNIKELPQSLKEKCQLIALNEALKYENIALLVGHKEFKNLKLEDNEKILDFCGIEK, from the coding sequence ATGCAAATTTGTGTTATTGGTCTTGGCTATATAGGCTTACCAACTGCTGCTATTTTAGCAAGCTCAGGACATAAGGTTGTAGGAGTTGATGTTAATCAAAATGTCGTTGATACTATCAATCAAGGCAAAATTCATATCATAGAATCCAACCTAGATATTTTGGTAAAAAAGGTTGTTGAAGAGCAAGCTCTTAAGGCAAGTTTAAAACCTTGTCCATCAGATGTTTTTATCGTTTGTGTTCCAACGCCCTTTAAAGCTGGTTATGAGCCTAATCTTGATTATATCAAAGCCGCAGCTAAAGAACTTGCCCGGGTTTTAAAAAAGGGTGATTTGGTGATTTTAGAATCAACCTCACCAGTTGGAACAACCCAAAAGCTTTCAAAATGGTTAAGCGAAGAAAGAAAGGATTTGATTTTTCCGCATCAAGATACAAAAAATAGTGATATTTTTATCGCATACTGCCCAGAAAGGGTTTTGCCGGGAAAAATTTTGGAAGAACTTGTGGAAAATGATAGGATTATAGGTGGTATCACGCCTCAATGCACACAAAAGGCTTTAGAGCTTTACAGAAGCTTTGTTAAAGGCAAATGCTTAGATACAAATGCAAAAACAGCTGAAATGGTTAAGCTTGTTGAAAACTCCTCAAGAGATGTGCAAATAGCCTTTGCTAACGAGCTTTCTTTGCTTTGTGATAAGGCTGATATTGATGTATATGAGCTTATACGCCTTGCTAATCATCACCCTAGAGTTAATATCTTGCAACCTGGTTGCGGTGTTGGCGGACATTGTATAGCCGTTGATCCATGGTTTTTGGTTTATGATTTTGCTAGTGAGGCTAGATTGATCAAAATGGCTAGAGAGGTTAATGATAGTAAGCCTTTATTTGTTACTCAAAAGATTATTCATAGGGCTGAAGTATTGAAAAATAAAAAAATTGCTTGTTTGGGACTAGCTTTTAAGCCTGATATTGATGATTTAAGAGAAAGTCCAGCTGTTTTTATAGTGAGTTTGCTTATCCAAAAGGGCTATGAAGTGGCAGTAGTTGAGCCTAATATCAAGGAGTTGCCTCAAAGTTTAAAAGAAAAATGTCAATTGATCGCTTTAAATGAGGCTTTAAAATATGAAAACATAGCTCTTTTAGTAGGACATAAAGAATTTAAAAACTTAAAGCTTGAAGATAATGAAAAAATACTTGATTTTTGTGGGATAGAAAAATGA